From the Paraflavitalea soli genome, the window AGCATGTTGAAATTACCTCCCGCGTCAAGGCTCAGGTTGAACTTGGCAATGTCTCCACCCACCATCACGTTTCCCGACTGGATCTGGGCGTTAATGGTCTGCTGGGCAACCAATAATAGAACGAAGAATGTAATAATTCTTTTCATGATGTTCATATTTTGGCAATTACATATAAGAAAATTATGCCCGGTCATGGTATTCCACCAGAATGGGGAGGTTTTTGATCAATCAGGGTGCATATAGGGGCAGGTCATGTGGTTAAACATGCACAATGGATGTCATGTATAGTAAAATAGCTACCAACGAATAAGGGACCTTATCAGGCCCCTTATTCGTTAATTGATTAATCGGTTGGGTCTCCGTATTATTTGCGATTGGCTATTTCCAGTGCTTTGGTAGCGGTATAATATTTTGCCAGCATACCCGGTACTTCCCAATCGGGCAGTTTGCCGGCCTTGAGGTATTGCATATATCGTTGCATCACTTCTCCAAAATGCGCTTCATGCCCTGTTTTAAAGCTTTGCGGTATCACCAGTTTCCAGCCATTACCTGCTTTCTCCACCGCGATACCTGCGTAACGGCTTTGCAGTGTATTGATAGCCTGCTGCAATGCCTGGGTATAGGCTTCGTCATTCTTAACAGGCAGGACATACAGGGTAGGTTGATAGTTCTCTGCGGCACCTTGCTTTATTTCCAGGCTGGCCAATGATCCTTTGAGGAGGGAATAATGTGTATCGCCGCTTCCTTCGGGCGCCTTGTAATCCCAGCGTGCGATCATTCTTACATGCACGCCTTTCAGGGTATAGTTCACTTCGCCGTTGGCATGTGTTTGCAAAATGGTATCCTTCGTTACATAGGCCTTCAGGAAATCCGGGAAGCTGTCTTTTTTAGTAACGGCCGTAAACTGAGACAAGGTAACAGGCGTAGGCCAGGTACGGGCTGTATTGATCTCAATATCCTTTTTGTAGTCCAGGATGGTATCCGGAAAACATTCCCATTGCACCAGGTCAAGGAGGTGCGTACCTACATCGGCAATGGCTTCTCCCTGTTGAGCAGGATCAAAGAACCAGGAGGGACGGGTGAGGGCTTTGCCGGAAACAAATTTGTAGAAAAAGTGAACGCTCTCTATCACTACACCGGGATTGGCGGCGGTGCCCTTTTGCTGTTCACCAAATACAGCAGGTATATGGGCCAGTTCTTTCTGCAACAGGTTGGTGATCTCCGAGCGTTCCGTCATAATATCATACAGCAACACCTTTTTGGAAGCAGCGGTGGTGAATGCTTCTTCCAGCAGGCCGAAATTGGCGGCAGTTATCACCATTGGTTTGTCGCCTAATACGTTGAGACCGGCATCAACCGCTTTTTTTATGTAGGTAGTTTTTTGTTGGTTGTTACCTGCCAGCACTACTACATTGCCTTTCTTATCAGCAATCATTTTATCGAGGTAGTCGGCGCCTGTGTACACTTCTTCTTTCCAGTGCGTGGGGTTTTCTGCCCTTTCATTGTATTGTTTGATCAGGCCCAGGTAAGCATCCAGTTCGGGGCCACCGGGCGCATATACATGTACCACCGAGTCAATGTCCGCATTGGCAGTCTTCTGTACCAGGGCAGCATGAAAATGGCCCGGATCAAGTGTAATGATTTGCACGGCTGTACTGTCTGTAGTTTTATCAGTGGGAGTTGAGGGTGATTGGCAGGCTGGAAATAATGCAGTGGCAAAAAGTGCCAGCGATGCCAATGACAAGCGATTGATAATATGTTTCTGCATGGGATAAAAATAAGGCGTTAAG encodes:
- a CDS encoding putative oxidoreductase C-terminal domain-containing protein, whose translation is MQKHIINRLSLASLALFATALFPACQSPSTPTDKTTDSTAVQIITLDPGHFHAALVQKTANADIDSVVHVYAPGGPELDAYLGLIKQYNERAENPTHWKEEVYTGADYLDKMIADKKGNVVVLAGNNQQKTTYIKKAVDAGLNVLGDKPMVITAANFGLLEEAFTTAASKKVLLYDIMTERSEITNLLQKELAHIPAVFGEQQKGTAANPGVVIESVHFFYKFVSGKALTRPSWFFDPAQQGEAIADVGTHLLDLVQWECFPDTILDYKKDIEINTARTWPTPVTLSQFTAVTKKDSFPDFLKAYVTKDTILQTHANGEVNYTLKGVHVRMIARWDYKAPEGSGDTHYSLLKGSLASLEIKQGAAENYQPTLYVLPVKNDEAYTQALQQAINTLQSRYAGIAVEKAGNGWKLVIPQSFKTGHEAHFGEVMQRYMQYLKAGKLPDWEVPGMLAKYYTATKALEIANRK